The genomic window AAATCGCCCCGTTTACCGAGGAGGAGGTGGCGCGATTCCTGCAATCTATACAGGATTGCGCCCCTCGGTATTACCCGCTGTTCCTCTGTCTCGTTCGGACCGGCCTTCGGATCGGAGAAGCCTTCGGGCTGCAATGGGGGGACCTCGACTTTCAGGGGCGGTTCATCGAGGTACGCCGGAACTACACGCGAGGCCGTATTGAGCTCCCCAAGAACGGAAAAATCCGGCGGGTCGATATGTCCATCCACTTGGCGGAGACGCTGCTTGAGCTCAAAACCCTACGCGAGGCCGAAGCGGCACTGAATGGGCAGGAGTTTTCTCCAGAGGCGTGGGTTTTCATCAATGAGGTCGGTGGGCCTTTGGACGAGACCAACATCCGCCGGCGGGTCTTCCATCGCTGCTTGGCCCGAGTAGGTCTACGCCGGATTCGGCTGCATGATCTTCGCCATAGCTATGCCAGCATCCTGCTGGGGCGAGGTGAGTCCCTGGTGTACGTCAAAGAACAGATGGGTCACCACTCGATCAAGGTCACCGTGGACACGTACGGACACATGATCCCAGGGGCGAACAAGGAAGCGGTGGATCGGTTGGACCCTATTTTGAGCGCAACCAAACGCAACCTATACGCAACCGATAAAAAAAAGAGCTTCGGCATGAAGCCGTAAGCCCTTGAAGTTCCTGGT from Candidatus Methylomirabilota bacterium includes these protein-coding regions:
- a CDS encoding tyrosine-type recombinase/integrase — its product is MGVRVRQKDSTWWVFINHQGKRKAKKIGDRKSALEVARKLEARLALGNLSIQDEFSERPPNFQEYAERWLESYAKVHCRVSTYMKYGTLLRHYAFPRFGGTPVSEVSREDIKNLIAGMLQRGIRGKPLSRSTVRHTVAVIREIYNHGIEDGMLVANPAIRLGRFLKAKADPRSEIAPFTEEEVARFLQSIQDCAPRYYPLFLCLVRTGLRIGEAFGLQWGDLDFQGRFIEVRRNYTRGRIELPKNGKIRRVDMSIHLAETLLELKTLREAEAALNGQEFSPEAWVFINEVGGPLDETNIRRRVFHRCLARVGLRRIRLHDLRHSYASILLGRGESLVYVKEQMGHHSIKVTVDTYGHMIPGANKEAVDRLDPILSATKRNLYATDKKKSFGMKP